A region of Paractinoplanes abujensis DNA encodes the following proteins:
- a CDS encoding GAF domain-containing sensor histidine kinase translates to MKAPLPDNETDRLAALYALDILDSEPEQDFDDIVALASNVCGTPMSLVTLLDTDRQWFKARVGTEKTETDRDNAFCAHAILGRDLMVVADATQDRRFADNPLVTGDPGIRFYAGAPLVTTDGFALGTLCVVDNEPRRLDIEQLQALRALARQVTSQMELRRHAVALANTTARLQELERRKDDLAALLGGDLRAPLRLISAYVEKLGKTGYHDAEMADLIGRATAGHIRGFLDLLHHLSTMAEAGFGTESLHMRQIDLTRITQRAVEAVRPIAATKQIWILNQAGGPALPIIADPVRLEQVLTHLLFAAVKYTPTGGRVRVGTEIEAGPAVRLDDMDLPDGMRPELFPHLYYGAIANPANIPGPDRGLAVAKKILDAHHATVALSDRPGDGTSLHVVFPSADLTPATVLDDMITV, encoded by the coding sequence ATGAAAGCTCCCCTGCCCGACAACGAGACCGACCGGCTCGCCGCCCTCTACGCGCTCGACATCCTCGACAGCGAACCGGAGCAGGACTTCGACGACATCGTCGCGCTCGCCTCGAACGTCTGCGGCACACCGATGTCTCTGGTCACTCTGCTCGACACGGATCGCCAATGGTTCAAAGCCCGGGTCGGGACGGAGAAGACCGAGACCGACCGTGACAACGCGTTCTGCGCGCACGCGATCCTGGGGCGGGACTTGATGGTGGTGGCAGACGCGACCCAGGACCGTCGTTTCGCGGACAACCCGCTGGTCACCGGTGATCCCGGCATCCGCTTCTACGCGGGGGCGCCCCTCGTGACGACCGACGGGTTCGCGCTGGGGACGCTCTGCGTGGTCGACAACGAACCCCGGCGGCTCGACATCGAGCAGTTGCAGGCGCTGCGCGCGCTGGCCCGGCAGGTCACCTCACAGATGGAACTGCGCCGGCACGCGGTCGCGCTGGCCAACACCACGGCCCGCCTGCAGGAACTCGAACGGCGCAAGGACGACCTCGCGGCCCTGCTCGGCGGGGACCTGAGGGCGCCGCTGCGCCTCATCTCGGCGTACGTGGAAAAGCTCGGAAAGACCGGCTACCACGACGCCGAAATGGCCGACCTGATCGGGCGGGCCACCGCCGGGCACATTCGCGGCTTCCTCGACCTGCTGCATCACCTGAGCACGATGGCCGAGGCCGGGTTCGGCACCGAAAGCCTGCACATGCGTCAGATCGACCTCACCCGCATCACCCAGCGGGCGGTCGAAGCCGTCCGCCCCATCGCCGCCACCAAACAGATCTGGATCCTCAACCAGGCCGGCGGGCCCGCCCTGCCGATCATCGCCGATCCCGTACGTCTGGAGCAGGTGCTCACCCACCTGCTCTTCGCCGCCGTGAAGTACACGCCGACGGGTGGACGAGTGCGGGTGGGCACCGAGATAGAGGCCGGCCCGGCCGTACGCCTCGACGACATGGACCTGCCCGACGGCATGCGGCCCGAGTTGTTTCCGCACCTGTACTACGGCGCGATCGCCAACCCGGCCAACATCCCCGGACCCGACCGGGGGCTCGCCGTGGCCAAGAAGATCCTCGACGCCCATCACGCCACTGTCGCGCTCTCGGACCGGCCCGGCGACGGCACCTCGCTGCACGTGGTGTTCCCGTCGGCCGACCTCACCCCGGCGACCGTGCTCGACGACATGATCACCGTCTGA
- a CDS encoding bifunctional polysaccharide deacetylase/glycosyltransferase family 2 protein — protein MPRSKARTRGRGPVRRRLLPRPRIMLGSLLVLVFVGVLVVQAYINAEFKSDHLDSEVGDQAGVPTEILNGGPVINTTGGQASTSRMPPKTIALTFDDGPDPTWTPKILDVLEENDAHGTFFVVGSEVSRHPQLTKRITDEGNELGLHTFTHPNLQRLAPWRRTLELSQTQVAIARATGVHTNLARFPYSSKNAAIDEINWKIIKDAGKQGYLVVVNDLDSEDWQRPGVPQIIKNATPTGDDSAIILFHDAGGDRQQSVDALRQFIPAMKARGFQFTTVTEGLNGTIAQSNQAAAAKVPLLPENPSAAHSDVWRGSAVIWTVRLADGLVWFIAILFLIVGALTIGRTALLLLLATRHARQRRKKSWSWGPPVVEPVSIIVPAYNEKEGIEAAVRSLAGGDYPAIEVVVVDDGSTDGTAALVEQMKLPNVRVVRVPNGGKSNALNTGIALARHDLIVTVDGDTIFEPDSIRTLVQPFADPTVGAIAGNVKVGNRERMVAAWQHIEYVIGFNLDRRLYEVLGIMPTVPGAIGAFRREALRQVGGISDETLAEDTDVTMAMLRQGWRVVYAEDAKAWTEAPATLEQLYRQRYRWSYGTMQAMWKHRRALFDKGPSGRFGRLGLPFLALFGVALPMLAPVVDIMLVYGLVFWELEETVVAWVGMLALQLFTAAVAFRFDSESLKPLWRLPLQQFAYRQLMYLVLMQSATTALTGGRLRWHKLHRAGLVARTEVPPPPAAEVAPVVDTWPSTLGQGRAESHPAAGRAVARPAVPSQTVRHQQTAELGPEDLPSAGSPPGGGSGPVYTG, from the coding sequence ATGCCGCGCAGCAAGGCCCGCACCCGCGGCCGCGGCCCCGTACGGCGCAGGCTTCTCCCCCGCCCCCGGATCATGCTCGGCTCGCTGCTCGTGCTGGTGTTCGTCGGCGTCCTGGTGGTGCAGGCGTACATCAACGCCGAGTTCAAGAGCGACCACCTGGATTCCGAGGTAGGCGACCAGGCCGGCGTCCCCACCGAGATCCTCAACGGCGGCCCCGTCATCAACACCACTGGTGGTCAGGCCAGCACCAGCCGCATGCCGCCGAAGACGATCGCGTTGACCTTCGACGACGGCCCGGACCCGACGTGGACGCCGAAGATCCTTGACGTGCTGGAGGAGAACGACGCGCACGGCACGTTCTTCGTCGTCGGTTCTGAGGTGTCGCGGCATCCGCAGCTCACCAAGCGGATCACCGATGAGGGCAACGAGTTGGGCCTGCACACGTTCACCCACCCGAACCTGCAGCGGCTGGCGCCGTGGCGGCGCACCTTGGAGTTGTCGCAGACGCAGGTGGCGATCGCCCGGGCCACCGGCGTGCACACCAATCTGGCCCGGTTCCCGTACTCGTCGAAGAACGCGGCCATCGACGAGATCAACTGGAAGATCATCAAGGATGCCGGCAAGCAGGGCTACCTGGTCGTCGTCAACGACCTTGACAGCGAGGACTGGCAGCGCCCGGGCGTTCCGCAGATCATCAAGAACGCCACCCCGACCGGCGACGACTCGGCCATCATCCTGTTCCACGACGCGGGGGGTGACCGCCAGCAGTCGGTCGACGCGCTGCGCCAGTTCATCCCGGCCATGAAGGCGCGGGGTTTTCAGTTCACGACCGTCACCGAGGGCCTGAACGGCACGATCGCGCAGAGCAACCAGGCGGCCGCGGCCAAGGTTCCCCTGCTGCCCGAGAACCCGAGCGCCGCGCACAGTGACGTCTGGCGGGGCAGCGCGGTCATCTGGACCGTACGGCTGGCCGACGGCCTGGTCTGGTTCATCGCGATCCTGTTCCTGATCGTCGGCGCGCTCACCATCGGCCGTACGGCACTCTTGTTGCTCCTGGCCACCCGCCACGCCCGGCAGCGCCGCAAGAAGAGCTGGAGCTGGGGTCCCCCGGTGGTCGAACCGGTGTCGATCATCGTGCCCGCCTACAACGAGAAGGAGGGCATCGAGGCCGCCGTACGTTCCCTGGCCGGCGGCGACTACCCGGCGATCGAGGTGGTGGTCGTCGACGACGGGTCCACCGACGGCACGGCCGCGCTGGTCGAGCAGATGAAACTGCCCAACGTACGGGTGGTGCGCGTGCCCAACGGCGGCAAGTCGAACGCCCTGAACACGGGCATCGCCCTGGCCCGGCACGACCTGATCGTCACCGTCGACGGCGACACGATCTTCGAGCCGGACTCGATCCGTACGCTGGTGCAGCCGTTCGCCGACCCGACCGTGGGCGCGATCGCCGGCAACGTCAAGGTCGGGAACCGGGAGCGGATGGTCGCGGCCTGGCAGCACATCGAGTACGTGATCGGCTTCAACCTGGACCGCCGCCTGTACGAGGTACTCGGCATCATGCCGACCGTGCCCGGCGCGATCGGCGCGTTCCGTCGTGAGGCTCTGCGGCAGGTCGGCGGGATCAGCGACGAGACGCTGGCCGAGGACACCGACGTCACAATGGCCATGTTGCGGCAGGGCTGGCGGGTCGTCTACGCCGAGGACGCCAAGGCCTGGACCGAGGCGCCGGCCACTTTGGAGCAGTTGTACCGGCAGCGGTACCGGTGGAGCTACGGCACCATGCAGGCGATGTGGAAGCACCGCCGTGCCCTGTTCGACAAGGGTCCGTCGGGTCGTTTCGGCCGGCTCGGGCTGCCGTTCCTGGCCCTGTTCGGGGTCGCGTTGCCGATGCTGGCGCCGGTGGTGGACATCATGCTCGTCTACGGCCTGGTCTTCTGGGAGCTGGAGGAGACCGTCGTGGCGTGGGTGGGCATGCTCGCCCTGCAGCTGTTCACCGCGGCGGTGGCGTTCCGTTTCGACTCGGAGTCGCTCAAGCCGCTCTGGCGGTTGCCGTTGCAGCAGTTCGCGTACCGGCAGTTGATGTATCTGGTGTTGATGCAGTCGGCGACCACCGCGCTGACCGGGGGCCGGCTGCGCTGGCACAAGCTGCACCGGGCGGGGCTGGTGGCCCGCACCGAGGTGCCGCCTCCGCCGGCGGCCGAGGTTGCGCCCGTTGTGGACACTTGGCCTTCGACACTGGGTCAGGGCCGGGCCGAGTCGCATCCGGCGGCGGGCCGGGCCGTCGCGCGACCGGCGGTGCCGTCACAGACGGTGCGGCACCAGCAGACCGCGGAGCTCGGCCCCGAGGATCTTCCGTCAGCCGGCTCGCCCCCGGGTGGCGGCTCCGGCCCGGTCTACACCGGGTGA
- a CDS encoding dolichyl-phosphate-mannose--protein mannosyltransferase, producing MTTAATTETELTPEPPAAAEPGGVRAVPDIVRRRLKTLDNWLNPHSWLVTALIVTIAAILRLNGISSPKGYIFDEVYYPTDAWDMLQHGVEWDEKTNGPAYVVHPPLGKWLIALGELMFGNTELGWRFPAAVAGTVMILILIRVTYRLFHSVLLAGLAGLLMTLDGFQLVLSRTSLLDIFLGTFILATFAALVLDRDHYRRQWLKALENGFDPAKTAAVPRIVPWWLLVAGVTFGLACGVKWSALFFAPFLAALVIVWRVQARRSAGVQGPFLAGILGDLGWLLLSFALTFVIYLASWTGWFVTDTGYFRHYREANGMSEPPVIGALLNLWHYHHEAYRFHSGLTERHIYQSWPWQWLLLGRPVAFYWNNSGNCGAPSCAREILLLGTPILWWSFLPALAALIWFGLARRDWRAWAILVPTVAGLLPWFYYAVKDGRTMFSFYALPALPFLILAVVYVLGAIMTPPDGITQGKARSDRQLIGTVVVGAYIVLIAVCFAYFYPIFTAQLLPYESWSGRMWLGGRWI from the coding sequence GTGACTACGGCGGCGACGACGGAGACAGAGCTCACCCCGGAACCGCCAGCGGCGGCCGAACCCGGGGGCGTCCGCGCGGTCCCCGACATCGTGCGGCGGCGGCTCAAGACGCTCGACAACTGGCTGAACCCGCACTCGTGGCTGGTCACGGCTCTGATCGTGACGATTGCGGCGATCCTGCGGCTCAACGGGATCAGCAGTCCGAAGGGCTACATCTTCGACGAGGTGTACTACCCGACCGACGCCTGGGACATGCTGCAACACGGCGTCGAGTGGGACGAGAAGACCAACGGCCCGGCGTACGTGGTGCATCCCCCGCTCGGCAAATGGCTGATCGCCCTGGGCGAGCTGATGTTCGGCAACACCGAACTGGGCTGGCGCTTCCCGGCCGCGGTGGCCGGCACCGTGATGATCCTGATCCTCATCCGAGTGACGTACCGGCTGTTCCACTCGGTGCTGCTGGCCGGGCTGGCCGGTCTGCTGATGACGCTCGACGGCTTCCAACTGGTGCTGTCCCGTACGTCGCTGCTCGACATCTTCCTGGGCACGTTCATCCTGGCCACGTTCGCGGCGCTCGTGCTCGACCGCGACCACTACCGGCGACAGTGGCTCAAAGCCCTCGAAAACGGGTTCGACCCGGCCAAAACCGCGGCCGTGCCCCGGATCGTGCCGTGGTGGCTGCTGGTCGCCGGCGTCACGTTCGGCCTGGCCTGCGGCGTCAAATGGAGCGCACTGTTCTTCGCCCCGTTCCTGGCCGCGCTGGTGATCGTCTGGCGGGTGCAGGCCCGCCGCTCGGCCGGCGTCCAAGGCCCGTTCCTGGCCGGCATCCTCGGTGACCTGGGCTGGCTGCTGCTCAGCTTCGCCCTCACGTTCGTGATCTACCTGGCCTCGTGGACCGGCTGGTTCGTCACCGACACCGGCTACTTCCGCCACTACCGCGAAGCCAACGGCATGAGCGAACCCCCCGTGATCGGCGCGCTGCTCAACCTGTGGCACTACCACCACGAGGCCTACCGGTTCCACAGTGGCCTGACCGAACGGCACATCTACCAGTCGTGGCCCTGGCAGTGGCTGCTGCTCGGCCGCCCGGTCGCCTTCTACTGGAACAACAGCGGCAACTGCGGCGCCCCCAGCTGCGCCCGCGAGATCCTGCTGCTCGGCACACCCATCCTGTGGTGGTCGTTCCTGCCCGCCCTGGCCGCCCTGATCTGGTTCGGCCTGGCCCGCCGCGACTGGCGCGCCTGGGCGATCCTGGTGCCGACGGTCGCGGGCCTGCTGCCGTGGTTCTACTACGCGGTCAAGGACGGGCGCACGATGTTCTCGTTCTACGCGCTGCCGGCCCTGCCGTTCCTGATCCTGGCCGTGGTCTACGTACTGGGCGCGATCATGACGCCACCCGACGGCATAACCCAGGGCAAAGCTAGATCAGACCGCCAACTGATAGGCACCGTGGTGGTCGGCGCCTACATCGTGCTGATAGCCGTGTGCTTCGCCTACTTCTACCCGATCTTCACAGCCCAGCTCCTCCCGTACGAAAGCTGGTCGGGTCGCATGTGGCTGGGAGGCCGCTGGATCTGA
- the rsmI gene encoding 16S rRNA (cytidine(1402)-2'-O)-methyltransferase has translation MVPTNEGRVVLVGAPLGNIGDASARLREILASADVVAAEDTRRLARLARDLGVTVTGRVVSYFEGNDERRTPELVEALAGGAVVAVVTDGGMPSVSDPGYRLVRAALDAGYPVTAAPGPSAVTTALALSGLPSDRFVFEGFLPRTGSHRRSRLRELAAEPRTLVFFEAPHRIAGMLTDLAATFGDERPAAVCRELTKTYEEIRRDTAIELVAWAQREEPRGEITVVVGGAPERPAERPADDDLRAAVAAREAAGSSRRDAIQAVADEFGLKKREVYALVHA, from the coding sequence GTGGTTCCCACCAACGAAGGCCGGGTCGTGCTTGTCGGCGCGCCGCTGGGCAACATCGGCGACGCTTCGGCGCGGCTGCGTGAAATATTGGCGTCCGCCGATGTAGTGGCGGCCGAGGACACCCGGCGGCTGGCCCGGCTGGCCCGCGATCTGGGCGTGACGGTCACCGGCCGGGTCGTTTCATATTTTGAAGGAAACGACGAAAGGCGTACGCCGGAGCTGGTCGAAGCTCTGGCCGGGGGCGCCGTCGTCGCGGTGGTCACCGACGGGGGCATGCCCAGTGTTTCCGATCCGGGTTATCGCCTGGTGCGGGCGGCCCTCGACGCGGGTTATCCGGTCACCGCGGCCCCCGGGCCGAGCGCGGTCACGACGGCTCTCGCGCTCTCCGGCCTGCCCAGTGATCGCTTCGTTTTCGAGGGCTTCCTTCCCCGTACGGGCTCGCACCGTCGATCGCGCCTGCGTGAGCTCGCGGCCGAGCCCCGCACGCTGGTCTTCTTCGAGGCGCCGCACCGCATCGCGGGCATGCTCACCGACCTCGCGGCCACGTTCGGCGACGAGCGGCCCGCCGCGGTCTGCCGTGAACTGACCAAGACGTACGAGGAGATCCGGCGCGACACCGCGATCGAACTCGTCGCCTGGGCGCAGCGGGAGGAGCCGCGCGGCGAGATCACCGTCGTGGTGGGCGGGGCCCCGGAACGTCCGGCCGAACGCCCCGCCGACGACGACTTGCGCGCGGCGGTGGCGGCCCGGGAGGCGGCCGGATCGTCGCGGCGGGACGCCATTCAGGCCGTGGCCGACGAGTTCGGGCTCAAGAAGCGCGAGGTGTACGCGCTGGTGCACGCCTGA